Proteins found in one Nostoc sp. NIES-3756 genomic segment:
- a CDS encoding right-handed parallel beta-helix repeat-containing protein translates to MFSTLGYIAAHLLHPSLSEQNLVAKQPNTTTLVAFQHKSSDATHNGILSQALIKNSLNAGLATARQNLGQNQRFSVSGQKLAQTTVTGTTYYISATGNDRNSGTSTNSAWRTIGKINNVIFKPGDRILFQGGTTFSGNLSFNANDKGSASNPIIISSYGTGRATINAGTGKGIMVYNTAGYNISNLNVAGSGAGTNTGDGIAFYNDLAGNIKLDGITIDSVEVQGFRNYGIGIGGWNQQSGYRNVRVTNVATHRNGKGGLVTYAQLPNVNENVYVAYVRAFSNPGIPGDPTPTGSGIVLGGVNTGVIERSVAYDNGALNNAANGPVGIWAYDSTKIIIQYNESYRNRTGGTADGDGFDLDQNVSNSIMQYNYSHNNDGAGFLLCQGPNNSNHTGNIIRYNISQNDGRKLNYGGIHIYGYVRNAEIYNNTVFVQGGTTSIPSAIYIHNPVTNVRFRNNILQTKDGVKLLDVASGSTGLAFQGNVYYSTGSTFRIRWGSTTYSSLDSWRTGTNQERLGTQNVGVSLDPMLINPGGGQILNNADLLNTLDAYKLRADSPLIDNGLDLKTLFGIDPGNRDFYGSGLPKSLGFDIGTHEF, encoded by the coding sequence ATGTTCAGTACATTGGGATATATTGCTGCTCATTTACTCCACCCTTCATTAAGCGAACAAAATCTAGTTGCAAAACAGCCGAACACAACTACTCTCGTAGCTTTTCAACACAAGAGTAGCGATGCGACGCATAATGGGATACTTAGTCAAGCTTTAATTAAAAATTCATTAAATGCAGGTTTAGCCACAGCAAGACAGAATCTTGGGCAAAACCAACGCTTTTCTGTTTCTGGACAGAAATTAGCACAAACAACCGTTACTGGAACTACTTACTATATCAGTGCAACAGGAAATGACAGAAACTCTGGTACATCTACAAACAGCGCATGGCGTACTATAGGTAAGATAAACAATGTCATATTTAAGCCAGGCGATCGCATTTTATTTCAAGGAGGGACTACCTTTAGCGGCAATCTTTCTTTTAATGCCAATGATAAAGGTTCAGCTTCAAATCCCATAATCATTAGTTCCTACGGCACTGGCCGTGCCACTATTAATGCAGGCACAGGCAAAGGAATTATGGTATACAACACTGCGGGTTATAACATCTCTAATCTCAATGTTGCTGGTTCCGGCGCTGGCACAAATACAGGCGATGGTATCGCCTTCTATAATGATTTAGCAGGGAATATCAAACTTGATGGAATCACAATTGATAGCGTCGAAGTCCAAGGTTTTAGAAATTACGGGATCGGCATTGGTGGATGGAATCAACAGAGCGGATATCGTAATGTAAGGGTGACTAATGTTGCTACTCACCGCAATGGCAAAGGTGGGTTGGTAACTTATGCTCAACTACCCAACGTCAACGAAAATGTGTACGTGGCTTATGTAAGAGCTTTTAGTAATCCAGGTATTCCTGGAGATCCTACTCCTACAGGAAGTGGAATTGTTTTGGGGGGTGTTAATACAGGAGTAATTGAACGCTCGGTAGCTTATGATAATGGTGCATTGAACAATGCAGCCAATGGCCCAGTTGGTATTTGGGCTTACGATTCTACAAAAATCATCATTCAGTATAACGAGTCATATAGAAATCGTACAGGTGGAACAGCTGATGGGGATGGCTTTGACTTAGATCAGAATGTGTCTAATTCAATCATGCAATATAATTACTCGCACAACAATGATGGTGCTGGATTTTTATTGTGTCAAGGCCCAAATAACTCAAATCATACGGGCAATATCATTAGATATAACATTAGCCAAAATGACGGCAGAAAGCTAAATTATGGAGGGATTCATATATACGGATATGTCCGCAATGCCGAAATTTATAACAACACTGTTTTTGTTCAAGGTGGTACAACCAGCATCCCTTCTGCTATCTATATCCACAATCCTGTTACTAACGTCAGGTTTCGGAACAATATTCTGCAAACAAAAGATGGTGTGAAACTACTTGATGTAGCTAGTGGTTCCACAGGATTAGCTTTTCAAGGTAACGTATATTATTCTACTGGCAGTACTTTTAGAATCCGTTGGGGTAGTACAACTTACTCTAGCCTTGATAGTTGGAGAACAGGAACTAATCAAGAACGCCTCGGAACACAAAATGTAGGGGTGAGTTTAGATCCTATGTTAATCAATCCTGGTGGCGGACAAATTCTTAATAATGCAGACCTACTCAATACTCTCGATGCTTATAAACTTAGAGCAGACTCACCCCTAATTGATAATGGATTAGACTTAAAAACACTTTTTGGAATTGATCCAGGAAACCGAGACTTTTATGGCTCTGGGCTACCAAAAAGTTTAGGCTTCGACATAGGCACACATGAATTTTAA
- a CDS encoding glycosyltransferase 87 family protein — MNLSQHLFKSKNLILFACCTLTLLCLAYFLKGFYHLVIQPDMAKDLYSRWQEQQYIYRGLYPYNIRNNSPLVISEIGPIVSGGYPPWAFFTGFIIFPPISWELTRLYHGLLNLVCLFIEGIFAYQIGRPYGQLQAWFTTVSCLSISSHVTTLGVGQYGIIINAFLIGVFWLLETRQDIMAGLLLGLALAKPNISALYFFILIICKRNLSILSCCIYILIASLTIGFIVKLSPLYMLFNQIQVASYFAESGNSGINILIDMGINPLLAIILSGLLATLILIIIFYCIKNSSLIYLFAIASVIGRLGTYHLIYDNVMLFFLLLSLIKLNYDKQNRSSLIILGLVLLSLVIPAKVVDLSYLRNLQTIIWIGATIYILLVKKDINRALQSQ; from the coding sequence ATGAATCTATCCCAACACCTTTTTAAGAGCAAAAATTTAATATTATTTGCTTGTTGTACTTTAACTTTGCTTTGTTTGGCTTATTTCTTAAAGGGATTTTACCATTTAGTAATTCAGCCAGATATGGCAAAAGATTTATATAGCCGATGGCAAGAACAACAATATATTTACCGAGGTTTATATCCTTACAATATAAGGAATAATTCACCTTTAGTAATTTCTGAAATTGGACCCATTGTCTCAGGAGGATATCCACCTTGGGCTTTTTTCACAGGCTTTATTATCTTTCCGCCTATTTCTTGGGAATTAACGCGCCTGTATCATGGCTTACTTAACTTAGTGTGCCTATTTATTGAGGGGATTTTTGCTTACCAAATTGGACGACCATACGGTCAATTACAAGCATGGTTTACAACAGTTAGTTGTTTATCTATTAGTAGTCATGTGACTACGCTGGGAGTAGGTCAATATGGCATTATTATCAACGCTTTTTTAATCGGAGTATTCTGGTTATTAGAAACTAGACAAGACATCATGGCAGGGTTATTGCTGGGTCTTGCCCTAGCTAAACCTAATATATCAGCACTTTATTTTTTTATTCTGATTATTTGCAAACGCAATCTTTCAATATTATCTTGTTGTATTTATATTTTAATTGCCAGCTTAACCATTGGATTTATAGTAAAGCTTTCTCCTCTTTATATGCTATTTAACCAGATTCAAGTAGCATCATACTTTGCTGAAAGTGGTAATTCTGGTATTAATATTCTGATAGATATGGGGATTAACCCATTATTAGCAATAATACTATCTGGTTTATTGGCAACCTTAATACTAATTATTATATTTTATTGTATTAAAAATAGTTCTTTAATATATCTTTTTGCGATCGCTTCCGTTATAGGTAGGCTAGGGACTTATCATTTAATATATGATAATGTCATGCTATTTTTTTTATTATTATCCTTAATAAAATTAAATTATGATAAACAAAATAGGTCAAGCCTAATTATATTAGGTTTGGTGTTACTAAGTTTAGTCATACCTGCTAAAGTTGTAGACTTATCATATTTAAGAAATTTACAAACTATAATTTGGATAGGAGCAACTATTTATATTTTACTGGTTAAAAAAGATATAAATAGGGCTTTACAAAGTCAATAG
- a CDS encoding class I SAM-dependent methyltransferase, translated as MIKSFLRKIFSFLKNYINNTENQKMEDINSTLMKAKDAWFEVMKPYTDSFGIIKLPHPAPMLTENEVSKCSLLANREAILKKMKKGGFVAEVGVQTGQFSRSILDICSPSKLYLIDIDLTSYSIKEKFQAQIDAEIVELHEGDSSSWLARMPDSYFDFIYIDGDHRYEGVKKDVQAAKSKVKEDGFLIFNDYTYWSPCECMEYGVVQAVNELCLEDNWGMVYFALGYYMYCDVALQRQQA; from the coding sequence ATGATAAAATCATTTTTAAGAAAAATTTTTTCTTTTTTGAAAAATTATATTAACAACACTGAGAATCAAAAAATGGAAGATATTAACTCGACTTTAATGAAAGCTAAGGATGCTTGGTTTGAGGTAATGAAACCATATACAGATTCGTTTGGTATTATTAAACTCCCTCATCCAGCGCCCATGCTAACCGAGAATGAAGTTAGCAAATGTTCTCTATTAGCAAATAGAGAAGCAATCCTAAAAAAAATGAAAAAGGGTGGTTTTGTTGCTGAGGTTGGTGTACAGACAGGTCAATTTTCGCGTTCTATTCTTGATATTTGTTCACCTTCTAAACTTTATTTGATTGATATAGACCTCACAAGTTACTCAATAAAGGAAAAATTTCAGGCACAGATCGATGCAGAAATTGTCGAACTTCATGAAGGGGATTCATCATCATGGTTAGCAAGAATGCCAGATAGCTATTTTGATTTTATTTATATAGATGGTGATCACCGTTATGAAGGTGTGAAAAAAGACGTACAAGCAGCAAAGTCAAAGGTTAAAGAAGATGGATTTTTAATCTTTAATGATTATACCTATTGGTCTCCATGCGAATGTATGGAGTATGGCGTTGTTCAGGCAGTCAATGAATTATGTCTAGAAGATAACTGGGGTATGGTTTATTTTGCATTAGGGTATTATATGTACTGTGATGTAGCTCTTCAGCGTCAGCAAGCTTAA